The Burkholderia sp. PAMC 26561 genome includes the window ATCGAGATTGAACGAATAACCGGTCGGCACGACCAGACCGACGATCCCGCGCGAACATCCGAGCCGTTCCAGCTTTTCCATCAGTTGCGGCAACGCAGCTTCTGATGTCGATGTCCCCAGCACGATCAACAACTCGTCCCTGATATACGCCAGGAAGCGAAACAGGCTGAATCCGCACAGCTTCGCGACCAGCCCAAGTCCACACGACACGAACAGGAACGCGGTCAGATAGAACGTGCCGATGAGTTTCATCATCGGCAGGAGGGATTCGATGCCGTACCGGCCGATGGTGAACGCCATCGCCCCGAATGCGCCGATGGGCGCAAGACTCGTGATCACGTGGACGATCTTGAAGAACGCCTTCGACAAGGCCTCGATCAGCCCGATCACCGGCTTCGCCGGTTCGCCCATTACGGCAAGCGCAGAGCCGAACAGCATTGCGATCAGCAGCACCGGCAGGATGTCGCCCTGCGTAAATGCGCCAACGAACGTGTCCGGAATGATGTGCATCAGGAAACCGGCCAGACCTTCGCCGTGCTCGGCCTTGGCCGCATATCCGGCGATCGAGCTGGCATCGAGTGTCGATGGATCGACGTTGAAGCCCTTGCCCGGCTGCAGGATATGCGCGGCGAGCAAGCCGATGGCGAGAGCAATCGTCGATACAACCTCGAAGTAGATCAGCGCCTTCCCGCCCACACGCCCGACTTGGCGCATGTCGTGCATGCTCGCGATTCCCGTCACCACCGTACAGAAGATCACCGGACTGATGATCATGCGCACGAGTTTGATGAAGGCGTCGCCAAGCGGTTTCATCGCGATGCCGTCGGCGGGAAGGAAGTGGCCGAGCAATATGCCCGTAATGATCGCGGCGATCACCTGGACATAAAGCACTTTGTAGAAGGGTTTCCTGGCGCGCTTGAAATGCATGTCTCCTCCGTTGTTGAGGCAAAGCGCGTCCCCGCCGCCTTTGGCAAACGCCGAAAAGCAGTCAGGGTCGCGTCGTTTTGAATGCGGCCGAAGCCGCGCGGGCTACATCACGGCAGCCCAGGGATAGCGCTCGAAGTGGCGCTTTTCGAAGGCCTGAATATCGGCAAGTTGTGTAAGCGTCAGGTCGATCGTGTCCATGCCTTCGATCACCATGCGTTTATGGCGCGCCCCCAGCGGGAAGCTGAAAACCTTGCCGCTCGTGTCCGATGTCACGGTCTGCGCTTCGAGATCGATCTTGAGCCCGGATTCCGGATCATTCAGGGACTCACGCAGTAGGACGTCGACCGCCTCACGGTCCAGTTGCACGAGAAGCAGGCGATTGTTCATCGCGTTCGAGTAGAAGATCTCAGCA containing:
- a CDS encoding dicarboxylate/amino acid:cation symporter, producing MHFKRARKPFYKVLYVQVIAAIITGILLGHFLPADGIAMKPLGDAFIKLVRMIISPVIFCTVVTGIASMHDMRQVGRVGGKALIYFEVVSTIALAIGLLAAHILQPGKGFNVDPSTLDASSIAGYAAKAEHGEGLAGFLMHIIPDTFVGAFTQGDILPVLLIAMLFGSALAVMGEPAKPVIGLIEALSKAFFKIVHVITSLAPIGAFGAMAFTIGRYGIESLLPMMKLIGTFYLTAFLFVSCGLGLVAKLCGFSLFRFLAYIRDELLIVLGTSTSEAALPQLMEKLERLGCSRGIVGLVVPTGYSFNLDGTNIYMTLAVLFLAQATNTHMTVMQEVTLLAVTMLTSKGSTGVTGAGFITLAASLSVVPTVPVTAMVLILGIDRFMSECRALTNIVGNGVATIVVAAWEKELDRGMLRAQLGMPRLVGEPSPAPIPRDTAR
- the leuD gene encoding 3-isopropylmalate dehydratase small subunit, whose amino-acid sequence is MAKLTMIESSAAPLPIENLDTDQIMPKQFLRIIDKAGLSAGLLYDLRFDEHGDPIQSCVLNQPQYKAARILIGGSNFGCGSSREHAVWGLQQYGFDAVIAPSFAEIFYSNAMNNRLLLVQLDREAVDVLLRESLNDPESGLKIDLEAQTVTSDTSGKVFSFPLGARHKRMVIEGMDTIDLTLTQLADIQAFEKRHFERYPWAAVM